GCTGGGGGCGACGGTCGTGGTCGCGGCGCGCCGTGAGGAGCCCTTGATCCAGACGGTGGGGGAGATCCGAGGAGTTGGCGGCAACGCCTCCTGGACGACACTCAACATCCGTGAGGCGGAGGAGGTCGAGGCGGTGATCGGCGACGTCGTGGAGGAGCACGGCCGCCTCGACCTGCTGGTCAACAACGCCGGCGGGCAGTTTCCGGCGCCGTCTGAGCAGATCAGCCCGAACGGCTGGCGCACGGTGATCGATCTGAACCTCAACGGCACGTTCCTGGTGACCCGGGCGGCCTACACGACCTGGATGGCCGAGCACGGCGGGGTGATCTGCAACGTCATCGCCGACATGTGGCGGGGATTCCCGTACATGGCCCACACCGGGGCGGCGCGGGCCGGAGTGGACAACCTGACCAAGAGCCTCGCCATCGAGTGGGGGAGGAGCGGCGTCCGGATCAACGCCGTGGCACCGGGCACGATCTACTCCAGTGGGATGGACACCTACGACGAGTCCTTCCGGACTCACGCCGCGCGGCGGGCCTCCAAGATCCCGGTGGGTCGGGTGGGGACGGAGTCGGAGACCGCGGCTGCCATCACCTTCCTGCTGTCGCCCGCGGCGGCGTTCATCACCGGGGCCACCCTGCGGGTGGATGGCGGGGCGTCGCTCGAGAAGGCCGCGATGGTCCCGCTCGAGGCACACACCGCAATCCCGCCGTACAACGGCTTTCACCTCGCTCGGGAGATCCCGGAGGCGTGGGTGGACGACGGCGAGCCCGATGCGTGAGGCCTTCGGTGTCCTGACCGGGCTGCCCCACGAGTGGGATCACGATCAGATCGGCCGCGGCTGGGTGTGGACCGTCGCAGTCGGCGTCGTCATGGGGGTGGTCTGGCTGTCCGTCCAGCAGGTCGTCGGCCGGATCGGTGGGCCGTTCGTCGCGGCCGGTGCGCTGCTGCTGGTCCACGTGGTCGTGCTCGGTGCCAGGCCACAGCGGGGGCTGGCCGCCGTGGCCGAGGAGCTGACCGAGGAGCCGGACCCCGCCGTCGCACCGAGCCGTCCTGACACCGGCGGAGCTGCGGCTGCGGTGGTGATGCTGGTTCTGCTGATGATGAGCGGGATGGCGACCTTCAGTGCCGATGTGCCCGCCCTGCTCTTCATCGCACCACTCATCGGCCGGTCCGTTCAGGTGGTGCTGCTGCAGGGCTGTGGTGAGGACGTCGGCCTCCCCGAGCCGAGTGCACTGCAGCACACCGCGATCGTGGCGCTGACGGTGGCCGCGCTGGGTCTGGCCCCGGTGCTCAACACCGCGGTGCGCCCGGTGCGCGAGAACGCCCAGATCCAAGGCATCGAGTACGTCGTGGCGGGCCTGATCGCGCTGCTGGTGACGTTTGTCATAGCCATCGCGTGGCGAGGCTGGTTGCGAGCCCGCTTCGGCACTGTGGACGCCAATGCCTGGCACTCCATCGGGGCCGTGGCTGACCTGGCCGCCCTCCTGGCCCTGGTCGGTCAGATCAACTAGGCCCACGTCAGCTACGTCCACGTCGGCCAATTGGCGGCGACAGCTACCCTGGAGGCACATCAACTTCTGAGGAGTCATCAACCCCACATGGCCAGACGACGCAGCGGACGGCGACCGTCCCAGTCCCGCAAGTACATCGATGAGGAGACTCGCGCCAAGCGTGAGGCTCGCTCCGGCAACACCAAGGAAGAGGCGCTGGAGCTCGAAGGTGTCATCGAAGAGGCACTTCCCAACACCATGTTCCGCGTGAAGCTCGACAACGGGCACGACGTGCTCGGACACATCTCGGGCAAGATGCGCAAGCACTACATCCGAATCCTCCCCGGCGACCGTGTGACCGTCGAGGTCTCGCCCTACGACCTCACCAGGGGCCGCATCACCTACCGCTACAAGTAGGGCTCGCGCCGATCAGGTCAGGGCGAGGCTGAACTCGCGTAGGAGTTCGTGTGCGCGGCTCGAGTCCTCGGCGTGCTGCTGGGCGGCGAGGTCCATGAAGCCATCGACCTGCC
The sequence above is a segment of the Euzebya tangerina genome. Coding sequences within it:
- a CDS encoding SDR family oxidoreductase translates to MAQDSTRYGTIFSPGLFDGQVALVTGGGTGIGRASAHELAALGATVVVAARREEPLIQTVGEIRGVGGNASWTTLNIREAEEVEAVIGDVVEEHGRLDLLVNNAGGQFPAPSEQISPNGWRTVIDLNLNGTFLVTRAAYTTWMAEHGGVICNVIADMWRGFPYMAHTGAARAGVDNLTKSLAIEWGRSGVRINAVAPGTIYSSGMDTYDESFRTHAARRASKIPVGRVGTESETAAAITFLLSPAAAFITGATLRVDGGASLEKAAMVPLEAHTAIPPYNGFHLAREIPEAWVDDGEPDA
- the infA gene encoding translation initiation factor IF-1; translated protein: MDEETRAKREARSGNTKEEALELEGVIEEALPNTMFRVKLDNGHDVLGHISGKMRKHYIRILPGDRVTVEVSPYDLTRGRITYRYK